The following proteins are encoded in a genomic region of Saccharopolyspora antimicrobica:
- a CDS encoding ATP-grasp domain-containing protein gives MGDRTKNIAVLGLDERNLMLLREIARSEPYRFHALLTKEELMLGDVSLARLLDEAQARLGSFEFPVDAIVGYWDFPVSSMVPVLCTRSGLPGPSLESVVKCEHKYWSRLEQRKVTDSHPGFGIIDLDDPHPPPGLSFPMWVKPVKSFCSDLAFKVKDPDELAEAATEIRRGACRVGEAFDFLLSMLELPPEIAKIGGLACLAEEEVGGVQVTAEGYCADAEPRVYGVVDSLCYPGSSSFLRYQYPSQLPADVQERIAAISRNVIRQIGLSSAAFNIEYFWDPDQDKLNILEINPRLSQSHAPLFKFVDGAPNHLCMVKLALGEEPFMPHRQGDFAVAAKWFLRTFADAVVRSVPSEEDVERLRSTFPEAIVDVVADRGHRLSDLHGQDSYSFELADLYLAAQDEGELIRKYRRCLEMLPFSLAEIHDSDCSRS, from the coding sequence GTGGGAGACCGGACGAAGAACATCGCCGTCCTCGGTCTGGACGAGCGAAACCTGATGCTGCTGCGGGAGATCGCGCGCTCCGAGCCGTACCGGTTCCACGCCTTGCTGACGAAGGAAGAGCTGATGCTGGGCGACGTCTCGCTCGCCCGCCTGCTCGACGAGGCGCAGGCCCGGCTCGGCTCCTTCGAGTTCCCGGTGGACGCGATCGTCGGTTACTGGGACTTCCCCGTCAGCTCCATGGTCCCGGTCCTGTGCACCCGCTCGGGCCTGCCGGGCCCGAGCCTCGAATCGGTGGTCAAGTGCGAGCACAAGTACTGGAGCCGGCTCGAGCAGCGCAAGGTCACCGATTCCCACCCGGGCTTCGGGATCATCGACCTCGACGATCCGCATCCGCCGCCCGGCCTGTCGTTCCCGATGTGGGTGAAGCCGGTCAAGTCGTTCTGCTCGGACCTCGCGTTCAAGGTGAAAGATCCCGACGAGCTGGCGGAAGCGGCCACCGAGATCCGCCGGGGCGCGTGCCGGGTGGGCGAAGCCTTCGACTTCCTGCTCTCCATGCTCGAGCTGCCGCCGGAGATCGCCAAGATCGGCGGCCTGGCGTGCCTGGCCGAGGAGGAGGTCGGCGGTGTTCAGGTCACGGCCGAGGGCTACTGCGCCGACGCGGAACCGCGGGTGTACGGAGTCGTCGATTCCCTGTGCTACCCGGGCTCCTCCAGCTTCCTCCGCTACCAGTACCCGTCCCAGCTGCCCGCGGACGTCCAGGAGCGGATCGCGGCGATCTCCAGAAACGTCATCCGCCAGATCGGCCTGTCCTCCGCGGCCTTCAACATCGAGTACTTCTGGGATCCGGACCAGGACAAGCTCAACATCCTGGAGATCAACCCGCGCCTGTCCCAGTCCCACGCCCCGCTGTTCAAGTTCGTCGACGGAGCTCCCAACCACCTGTGCATGGTCAAGCTCGCGCTGGGCGAGGAACCGTTCATGCCGCATCGCCAGGGCGACTTCGCCGTGGCGGCGAAGTGGTTCCTGCGGACCTTCGCCGACGCCGTGGTGCGGAGCGTGCCGTCGGAGGAGGACGTCGAGCGCCTCCGGAGCACGTTCCCCGAGGCGATCGTGGACGTCGTCGCCGACCGAGGACACCGCCTTTCGGACTTGCACGGGCAGGACAGCTACAGCTTCGAGCTCGCCGACCTCTACCTCGCGGCGCAGGACGAGGGCGAGCTGATCCGCAAGTACCGGCGCTGCCTGGAGATGCTGCCGTTCTCCCTGGCGGAGATTCACGATTCCGACTGCAGCCGGTCGTAG
- a CDS encoding DUF2795 domain-containing protein: protein MTEADDRRVRKALQGADFPASKEDLVEYARERGTGARTLLALQNIPEGTYEDSDEVEQAVPQNPEAGSGG, encoded by the coding sequence ATGACCGAGGCCGACGATCGACGGGTTCGCAAAGCCCTGCAAGGAGCGGACTTTCCCGCGTCCAAGGAGGACCTCGTCGAGTACGCACGAGAGCGCGGCACCGGCGCCAGAACGCTGCTCGCCCTGCAGAACATCCCGGAGGGCACCTACGAGGACAGCGATGAGGTCGAGCAGGCGGTCCCGCAGAACCCGGAAGCCGGTTCCGGCGGTTGA
- a CDS encoding DUF2188 domain-containing protein produces the protein MGRWYIRPLADGWWKILSPAKVQAAAPLPTEAQAFAAAFVMVGDEGGGELAVLADDEQPCCVHQVPPTSSPYCTAAAGSGEDEQRLAAAHIRCR, from the coding sequence ATGGGCAGGTGGTACATCCGGCCGCTGGCCGACGGCTGGTGGAAGATCCTGAGCCCGGCCAAGGTGCAGGCAGCGGCTCCGCTGCCCACCGAGGCGCAAGCGTTCGCCGCCGCCTTCGTCATGGTCGGTGACGAAGGCGGCGGCGAACTCGCAGTGCTGGCGGACGACGAGCAACCCTGCTGCGTGCACCAGGTGCCGCCGACCAGCTCGCCCTACTGCACGGCTGCCGCGGGATCCGGCGAGGACGAGCAGCGGCTCGCGGCCGCGCACATCAGGTGCCGCTGA
- a CDS encoding DUF1360 domain-containing protein — protein MSADQPPGASAGKEQADQYRDGAQRPLSGYLVVMGAFVAVVSGAAGVARGAGRRLPSSLSGFDVVLLMVGTHKVSRTLTKDAVTSPLRSPFARYAGQSGPSEVVEEVRKPSQLRHAVGELVTCPFCLDLWIATAFMIGMVFAPRLTRTVATTFSVLAGADFLQLCYDRLQSES, from the coding sequence ATGAGTGCTGATCAACCACCCGGGGCGAGTGCGGGCAAGGAACAGGCGGACCAGTACCGGGACGGCGCGCAACGGCCGCTGAGCGGCTACCTGGTCGTGATGGGCGCGTTCGTCGCGGTCGTCTCCGGGGCCGCGGGCGTCGCTCGCGGTGCCGGGCGGAGGCTGCCGTCGTCGCTGTCCGGGTTCGACGTGGTGCTGCTGATGGTCGGCACGCACAAGGTGTCCCGGACGCTGACCAAGGACGCCGTGACGAGTCCGCTGCGTTCTCCGTTCGCGCGGTACGCCGGGCAGTCCGGCCCCTCGGAGGTCGTCGAGGAGGTCCGCAAACCGAGCCAGCTGCGGCACGCGGTCGGGGAGCTGGTCACCTGCCCGTTCTGCTTGGACCTCTGGATCGCCACCGCGTTCATGATCGGCATGGTCTTCGCACCGCGGCTCACGCGGACGGTGGCGACCACGTTCTCCGTTCTCGCCGGCGCCGATTTCCTGCAGCTGTGCTACGACCGGCTGCAGTCGGAATCGTGA